The proteins below come from a single Rosa rugosa chromosome 2, drRosRugo1.1, whole genome shotgun sequence genomic window:
- the LOC133732274 gene encoding anthocyanidin 3-O-glucosyltransferase 7-like, whose protein sequence is MMAVVNSSQKAGHVLVLAFPFGNHANPLLTLVCKLASAAPDVLFSFFNTEKSNASLFSKPKSEAIPDNIKPYNVPDALPKDYVMSGNPLEAVDIFLKQAPEMFKAGINKAVAERSERRISSLITDGFLVFGGEIAESLGIPWFPVWVPLAYTLSAHIYTDLIRQICAEEATANGGNEDWRQHKRLEVIPGLSAMLIADVPDEVLPSESVFANTLSKLGHVFLQPAAVVMNSYEELSSTPLNNDLKSKFRKVLNVGFLSISLPLQPLPASNSDASGCLTWLDEQEASSSVAYISFGTVAAPPPHELISLAEALEESGMPFLWSLRDNIKQLLPDGFVERTNKQGKIVAWAPQAQVLGHASIGLFVTHCGCNSVYESIANGVPMICRPFFGDHRMTGRLIEEVWGIGVSLEGGVFTRSGVLKSFELILANEEGKKMRGKARMLKEVLAEAAGPSGSAVEDFRTLVDLISST, encoded by the coding sequence ATGATGGCAGTAGTCAACAGCTCGCAGAAAGCAGGGCATGTCTTGGTCCTCGCATTTCCATTTGGAAACCATGCAAATCCATTGCTGACCTTGGTGTGCAAGCTGGCCAGCGCTGCCCCGGACGTGTTGTTTTCCTTCTTCAACACAGAGAAATCGAACGCTTCCCTTTTCTCCAAGCCAAAATCAGAGGCCATTCCAGACAACATAAAACCCTATAATGTCCCGGACGCTCTGCCCAAAGATTATGTCATGTCAGGAAATCCACTGGAGGCCGTGGACATATTCCTCAAGCAGGCACCCGAAATGTTCAAAGCAGGTATAAACAAGGCCGTGGCGGAGAGAAGCGAGAGGCGGATCAGTTCCCTGATCACAGATGGATTCCTGGTCTTTGGTGGAGAGATTGCTGAGAGTTTGGGCATTCCATGGTTTCCTGTTTGGGTGCCCTTGGCCTACACCCTATCcgctcatatatatacagatcttatTCGCCAGATCTGTGCCGAAGAAGCCACTGCAAACGGTGGCAATGAAGATTGGCGTCAGCACAAAAGGCTGGAAGTCATTCCAGGATTGTCTGCCATGCTCATTGCAGACGTGCCCGATGAAGTACTTCCTAGCGAGTCGGTATTTGCCAACACACTGAGTAAACTCGGGCATGTGTTTCTGCAGCCGGCAGCCGTTGTCATGAACTCGTACGAAGAACTAAGTTCCACACCTCTCAACAATGATCTGAAATCCAAATTTCGGAAGGTGCTTAATGTAGGGTTTCTCTCCATCTCATTACCACTGCAGCCGCTTCCAGCTTCAAACTCCGATGCCAGCGGCTGTCTTACGTGGTTGGATGAGCAAGAAGCATCATCGTCTGTGGCGTATATTAGTTTCGGAACTGTGGCAGCCCCACCTCCGCACGAGTTGATTTCTTTGGCTGAGGCATTGGAAGAGAGTGGAATGCCATTTCTTTGGTCTCTTCGTGACAACATAAAGCAGCTATTGCCGGATGGATTCGTTGAAAGGACTAACAAGCAGGGTAAAATAGTGGCATGGGCACCCCAAGCTCAAGTTCTGGGACATGCTTCGATCGGGTTGTTTGTAACACACTGCGGGTGCAATTCGGTGTATGAAAGTATTGCAAATGGTGTGCCGATGATCTGCAGGCCGTTTTTTGGAGATCACCGAATGACGGGGCGGTTGATAGAGGAAGTATGGGGTATTGGAGTGAGCCTTGAGGGTGGAGTATTTACGAGAAGTGGAGTGCTCAAGAGCTTTGAGCTCATTTTGGCAAATGAAGAggggaagaagatgagaggTAAAGCACGAATGCTCAAAGAGGTTCTAGCAGAGGCTGCTGGGCCTTCCGGAAGTGCTGTGGAAGATTTTAGGACTTTGGTAGATTTGATTTCTTCGACTTAA
- the LOC133730127 gene encoding protein MAEA homolog, translated as MSSKKSSSINVNSPAPILSRKRWQLVPFLLILDLADIDVFQEARKVIEAFQNKEVGPVLAWCAENKSRLKKSKLYLI; from the exons ATGAGCTCCAAAAAATCATCGTCAATCAATGTAAACTCACCAGCACCAATCCTCTCTCGCAAGAGATG GCAGCTGGTGCCTTTTCTATTAATATTG GATCTTGCTGATATCGATGTATTTCAAGAAGCCAGAAAGGTTATTGAAGCTTTCCAGAATAAGGAGGTAGGCCCTGTCCTAGCCTGGTGTGCCGAGAACAAGTCAAGGTTAAAGAAATCCAAA TTATATTTGATATGA
- the LOC133731012 gene encoding uncharacterized protein LOC133731012: MASLSQNHGFFMGSLLVSVLIMELECFGFLNWLLLGSTPMDIARIFNFGEEICKRIVRSPLADLFSVQTEKSKVSSHNGDSCSMEIESNEQIASTAGTEEVSLAPENMISDLIPETTYSVERKPSKSAKLGEKAPHEIINLWKENGFTSLIIAAPELDTWSLVKEILPLLSNSAPFAIYHQYLQPLATCMHNLQVGKMAVGLQISEPWLREYQVLPSRTHPCMQMNGFGGYILSGTKICTNN, encoded by the exons ATGGCATCTCTTTCACAAAACCATGGGTTTTTCATGGGTTCCCTTCTTGTGTCAGTTTTGATTATGGAGCTTGAGTGTTTTGGGTTCTTGAATTG gcTCCTTCTAGGATCCACACCTATGGATATAGCGAGGATATTCAACTTTGGAGAAGAAATTTGCAAGAG GATTGTGAGGTCTCCTCTGGCTGACCTTTTTTCCGTCCAGACTGAAAAGTCAAAAGTCTCGAGTCACAATGGGGACTCTTGTAGCATGGAAATTGAATCAAAT GAACAAATAGCTTCAACGGCTGGCACGGAAGAAGTTTCTCTTGCGCCTGAGAATATGATATCAGATCTTATTCCTGAAACTACCTATTCTGTAGAAAGAAAACCGAGCAAATCTGCAAAACTAGGAGAAAAAGCACCACATGAAATCATCAACTTGTGGAAAGAGAATGGCTTCACTAG tttaatAATAGCAGCACCAGAGCTGGATACGTGGAGTCTAGTTAAAGAGATACTGCCACTTCTGTCAAATTCTGCTCCTTTTGCTATTTATCACCAGTATCTTCAG CCGCTCGCAACATGCATGCACAATCTACAAGTGGGGAAAATGGCAGTTGGCTTGCAAATTTCAGAACCTTGGTTACGTGAATATCAG GTACTTCCATCAAGAACCCATCCATGTATGCAGATGAATGGATTTGGTGGGTACATTCTCAGCGGGACCAAGATATGTACCAACAACTGA
- the LOC133728390 gene encoding uncharacterized protein LOC133728390 — protein MEDPSRLPRPTQFQYHRLHSHSLQAPTPSSLPSNPRRVRHFTPPPDDEDSKPLSLSDKPLSSRADAYAAFSKLELGRIKEEADDCEAQTSGQATAADQKKVLNDPVSTIPKSWRGVQKISKSKVAKPIKSETVNAESQQNCQKNTSNFCPVDKQFLPS, from the exons ATGGAGGATCCGAGTCGCCTACCTCGCCCAACTCAATTCCAGTACCATCGTCTACATTCTCACTCGCTCCAGGCTCCGACCCCATCATCTCTGCCGTCGAATCCACGCCGTGTTCGCCACTTCACTCCGCCGCCGGACGATGAAGATTCCAAACCTTTAAGCCTCTCCGATAAGCCTCTCAGTTCACGCGCCGACGCCTACGCCGCTTTTTCTAAGCTTGAG TTGGGGAGGATTAAAGAAGAAGCGGATGACTGTGAGGCTCAGACTAGTGGGCAGGCAACTGCTGCTGACCAAAAGAAAGTACTTAATGATCCTGTATCCACTATACCAAAGTCCTGGAGAGGTGTACAGAAGATCAGTAAATCAAAGGTTgctaagcctatcaaatctGAGACTGTAAATGCGGAGTCTCAACAAAATTGCCAAAAAAATACAAGCAATTTCTGCCCAGTTGACAAACAATTTCTGCCCAGTTGA
- the LOC133733959 gene encoding uncharacterized protein LOC133733959, with protein MKKSSMSISSRMFILAGTGFRLVLLEASSASVSSIFSIYINIKVEDAQGHEALIEGLTDSIAGSFVYSIMILSYNICFLKQREVESERIEKMPEEHAAVNLLSNCARGST; from the exons ATGAAGAAAAGCTCGATGTCGATCAGTTCCAGAATGTTCATTCTTGCCGGGACGGGCTTTCGG CTTGTTCTGCTTGAAGCTTCCTCTGCCTCGGTTTCGTCGattttttcgatatatataaacATCAAG GTTGAGGATGCTCAAGGCCATGAAGCACTAATAGAAGGGCTTACTGATTCAATAGCTGGATCTTTTGTATACAGTATAATGATTCTCAGCTACAATATTTGCTTTTTG AAACAAAGGGAGGTGGAATCAGAAAGGATAGAGAAGATGCCGGAGGAACATGCAGCCGTGAACCTGCTTTCTAACTGTGCTCGAGGCTCGACATG A